Proteins from one Anastrepha obliqua isolate idAnaObli1 chromosome 2, idAnaObli1_1.0, whole genome shotgun sequence genomic window:
- the LOC129239336 gene encoding 2-methoxy-6-polyprenyl-1,4-benzoquinol methylase, mitochondrial, with amino-acid sequence MSIMRNFQLNFICNSIKYGAINANCQKFLTQLRQKSTEAAAGPTTNFSGDKNIRPDSTQTSNEERTTHFGYQKVKESEKEQKVHKVFEDVASSYDIMNDAMSFGIHRIWKDTFMHHMFPLHGTRLLDMAGGTGDIAFRYVNQLLKLKNIGNRSSHITIADINQHMLDVGKERAKLYLPSIKNLPNFTMDWQQADAEQLPFADNSYTAYTIAFGIRNCTHIDKVLSEAYRVLQPGGRFMCLEFSHLTNDVMQRLYDLYSFQVIPPMGQILAGQWKPYQYLVESIRQFPRQEEFKRLIEEAGFDMVYYTNLTFGVVSIHSGIKLR; translated from the exons ATGAGTATTATGCGGaactttcaattaaattttatatgcaaTTCCATAAAATATGGAGCAATTAATGCAAACTGCCAGAAATTCTTAACGCAACTGCGTCAAAAAAGTACAGAGGCAGCGGCTGGCCCAACGACAAATTTTAGCGGGGATAAGAATATCCGACCTGATTCTACGCAGACCAGCAACGAAGAACGCACCACACATTTCGGATACCAAAAGGTGAAAGAAAGTGAGAAGGAACAAAAAG TGCACAAAGTTTTCGAAGATGTAGCGAGCTCTTATGATATTATGAATGATGCCATGTCCTTTGGCATACACCGCATTTGGAAGGATACATTTATGCATCATATGTTTCCATTGCACGGCACACGCCTTTTGGACATGGCAGGCGGCACAGGAGACATTGCTTTTCGTTATGTCAACCAACTACTCAAGCTAAAAAATATAGGTAATCGCTCAAGCCATATAACAATCGCGGACATAAATCAGCACATGTTGGACGTAGGTAAGGAGCGGGCCAAACTTTATTTGCCCAGCATAAAGAATCTGCCAAACTTTACGATGGATTGGCAACAAGCTGATGCAGAGCAGCTACCATTTGCCGATAACAGCTACACGGCCTACACAATCGCCTTTGGCATACGCAATTGCACGCACATTGACAAG GTATTGAGTGAGGCATATCGTGTCTTGCAGCCTGGTGGCCGTTTTATGTGCTTGGAATTCAGCCATCTAACGAATGATGTAATGCAGCGGCTGTACGATCTATATTCCTTTCAAGTAATACCGCCAATGGGACAAATTTTGGCGGGACAATGGAAACCCTATCAGTACCTGGTGGAGAGTATTAGGCAGTTTCCGAGGCAAGAAGAGTTTAAGCGACTGATCGAAGAGGCCGGCTTTGATATGGTATATTATACGAATCTAACTTTTGGCGTGGTGAGCATACACTCGGGCATAAAGTTGCGATAG
- the LOC129236799 gene encoding uncharacterized protein LOC129236799, which translates to MKVKLLVALSLLAVIASGSAVKVRPLSRYAQKRPVLNEQQKEAQLAAEKAEDVTIKEKSESQSESQSSSASEPAKLQRKEDVGKDVHKRGIYYNGGLGYGAHAAPAAPATYWPKSYAAHYGYSLNLPGATAYSNVAAHAHAHGPVYAHAPAFAHAPAYATHAHAPTFLKYPSAGGFHLKQFAAGPAAFPVATYGGSTIGLGNTAIGLGLGTATAVPAVAPTDVATLPHAHWSPFASAAGAAVAPVVPAFAPTVASAGPVSPFVLRPGGAVVSSYNVNFPRFPQKPVVGVPHLTPVQPLTHVHPVQPLQPVQPLQSLQPLHPVQPLQPLPALAPAQPVQPVHSVVQVQHTTHPLTSVQPLHHLPHYFQTSFVQPQRIPVAVPAAPVPPVPALPAVPLTPSFPAVPSFPSAPALPAIPIFPSAPPFPAIPTVPAVSAVPATPSVPTTPAINIPTSPPTASHPNPVFPLGVQPPTRPQQPPTFVSIPVQPEAQFPPLGPLPGSQRPEGGSAEAAPQIPNIPPIPASLPESDLPAVQGSQEPWKPILSYGPPNFDRPALTLLPPYGSSPGEAYLPPSASGQQQSQQQQQQGLFDNLSDSEIEHIFAQAANLAAQHAPQHNHHRTFSNY; encoded by the exons atgaaagtgaaattatTAGTAGCTCTTTCGCTGCTGGCTGTAATCGCCTCTGGCAGCGCTGTGAAAGTGCGTCCTTTGAGCAGATATGCACAAAAGCGCCCCGTTCTAAATGAGCAGCAAAAGGAGGCTCAGTTAGCTGCGGAGAAAGCAGAAGACGTGACGATTAAAGAGAAATCCGAATCTCAATCTGAATCCCAATCATCATCAGCGTCAGAGCCCGCCAAGTTGCAGCGCAAGGAAGATGTCGGCAAAGATGTGCACAAGCGCGGCATTTACTATAATGGCGGTCTGGGATACGGCGCACATGCCGCGCCTGCTGCACCTGCCACATACTGGCCCAAATCGTATGCTGCTCACTATGGATACAGCTTGAACTTGCCTGGAGCTACTGCGTACTCTAACGTCGCTGCGCATGCACACGCGCACGGACCTGTCTATGCGCATGCACCCGCCTTTGCACACGCACCTGCCTACGCCACACATGCGCATGCGCCCACTTTCTTAAAGTATCCCAGCGCTGGTGGTTTCCATCTTAAACAATTCGCCGCGGGACCTGCTGCCTTTCCTGTTGCCACTTATGGTGGTTCTACAATAGGCTTGGGCAACACTGCTATTGGACTAGGATTAGGTACAGCAACTGCTGTGCCAGCGGTGGCTCCAACCGATGTAGCAACATTGCCGCATGCGCATTGGAGTCCTTTCGCGTCTGCCGCTGGTGCTGCTGTTGCACCCGTTGTACCTGCTTTTGCTCCCACCGTCGCATCTGCTGGCCCAGTTTCGCCATTTGTGCTGCGCCCTGGTGGCGCTGTCGTCTCTTCCTACAACGTGAATTTTCCTCGTTTCCCTCAAAAACCTGTGGTTGGAGTGCCTCATTTAACACCCGTCCAGCCGTTGACCCATGTGCATCCAGTGCAGCCCCTACAGCCGGTGCAGCCGCTACAATCGCTACAACCGTTACATCCAGTGCAACCGCTACAACCTCTGCCAGCTTTAGCGCCGGCACAACCAGTTCAACCGGTCCATTCTGTTGTGCAAGTACAACACACGACTCATCCTCTTACATCTGTACAGCCGTTACATCATTTACCTCATTATTTCCAGACGAGCTTCGTACAGCCGCAACGAATTCCTGTTGCCGTGCCCGCTGCACCGGTTCCTCCAGTACCTGCCCTCCCTGCTGTACCTCTTACGCCTAGCTTTCCTGCCGTCCCTAGTTTTCCTTCAGCGCCAGCCTTGCCTGCGATTCCCATCTTCCCCTCGGCGCCACCATTTCCTGCCATTCCTACAGTGCCTGCAGTGTCCGCAGTTCCTGCAACGCCCTCTGTGCCCACCACACCCGCAATAAATATACCGACGAGCCCGCCTACGGCTTCGCACCCCAATCCCGTCTTTCCACTTGGTGTTCAACCACCCACACGCCCGCAGCAGCCACCAACTTTCGTAAGTATACCAGTGCAGCCCGAAGCACAATTTCCACCACTTGGGCCTTTGCCTGGCTCGCAAAGACCTGAGGGTGGTAGCGCGGAGGCGGCACCGCAAATTCCAAACATTCCTCCAATACCTGCGTCACTTCCCGAGTCGGATTTGCCTGCCGTGCAAGGCTCCCAAGAGCCCTGGAAACCAATTCTCTCGTATGGCCCACCTAATTTCGATCGACCAGCGCTAACTTTGTTGCCACCCTATGGCAGCTCACCGGGAGAGG CTTACTTGCCACCATCTGCCTCGGGGCAACAACAGtctcagcagcaacagcaacaaggaCTTTTCGATAACCTATCGGATTCTGAAATCGAACACATTTTCGCACAGGCAGCTAACTTGGCTGCGCAACACGCGCCGCAGCACAACCATCACCGTACATTCTCCAACTATTAG